From a single Streptomyces sp. 1331.2 genomic region:
- a CDS encoding carboxymuconolactone decarboxylase family protein, whose translation MTTTLLRPALRRALAQIRRVAPPRPAGAGKEVAGVFAEAEREFGMLPPPIALHAAAPEVLAASWVMLRETLVAGGRVDRATKEAVAAAVSAANSCPYCVQVHGATLAALLPGAAGSAPGRPGARAGAGAEAEATAAGVADWLRGAGGARFPAQAAPELVGVAVTFHYLNRMVNLFLAESPVPPGLPPAARSAALAVLGRLMRRAARGAPPAGTSLDLLPSAPLPGDLRWAAGTPSVAGAFARAAAAVDAAGARAVPEGVRALVTAELAGWSGEAPGLGRAWVEEAVSALPEEQRAAGRLALLTAKASYQVDDRLVAEFRHGRPGDTALIELTSWAALTAARELGSRLAERVTTAGHS comes from the coding sequence TCCGCCGGGTCGCCCCGCCCCGGCCGGCCGGGGCGGGGAAGGAGGTGGCCGGCGTCTTCGCCGAGGCCGAGCGGGAGTTCGGCATGCTCCCGCCGCCGATCGCCCTGCACGCGGCCGCGCCCGAGGTGCTGGCCGCCTCCTGGGTGATGCTGCGGGAGACGCTGGTCGCCGGCGGGCGGGTCGACCGGGCGACCAAGGAGGCGGTGGCCGCCGCCGTCTCGGCCGCCAACTCCTGCCCGTACTGCGTGCAGGTGCACGGTGCGACGCTGGCCGCGCTGCTGCCCGGGGCGGCCGGGTCCGCCCCGGGCCGTCCGGGGGCCAGGGCAGGGGCCGGTGCGGAGGCCGAGGCGACGGCCGCCGGGGTGGCCGACTGGCTCCGGGGGGCCGGGGGCGCGCGCTTCCCCGCGCAGGCGGCTCCCGAACTGGTCGGGGTGGCGGTCACCTTCCACTACCTGAACCGCATGGTCAACCTGTTCCTCGCGGAGAGCCCGGTGCCGCCCGGGCTCCCGCCGGCCGCGCGCTCGGCGGCGCTGGCCGTGCTCGGCCGGCTGATGCGCAGGGCCGCGCGCGGCGCCCCGCCGGCCGGCACCTCGCTCGACCTGCTGCCGTCCGCGCCCCTGCCCGGGGACCTGCGCTGGGCGGCGGGCACCCCGAGCGTCGCGGGCGCCTTCGCACGGGCGGCCGCCGCGGTCGACGCGGCGGGGGCCCGTGCGGTGCCGGAGGGCGTCCGGGCCCTGGTGACGGCCGAACTGGCCGGGTGGAGCGGTGAGGCGCCCGGACTGGGCCGCGCCTGGGTGGAGGAGGCCGTCTCGGCCCTGCCCGAGGAACAGCGTGCGGCGGGCCGGCTGGCCCTGCTGACCGCCAAGGCCTCGTACCAGGTCGACGACCGTCTCGTCGCCGAGTTCCGGCACGGGCGGCCCGGCGACACCGCACTGATCGAGCTCACCTCCTGGGCCGCCCTGACGGCGGCTCGGGAGCTGGGCTCCCGGCTCGCCGAGCGCGTGACCACGGCCGGCCACAGCTGA